Proteins from a genomic interval of Lactococcus protaetiae:
- a CDS encoding LCP family protein translates to MVSVERDTMTNILDGSGNIVSKEKLNAAYPLGYNAGGKTKGLETGVSYAMKTIGEQTGINIDNFITMNFDGLINLVNDVGGIDVYNDPNSIAPSTPDYPNPKHEIFISDTEPQYTVTIPAGEQHLNGEQALVYSRDRHHRVGGDYGRQIAQRQVIEALMKKMLSLDNITQYQKILNDASKDFKTNIPINASTISSLLGYKDCFKKVISIQARGVGNMVDGVSYEFFPQDVYLAMQNAMRRSLGESTLTVLPSNLITYESYFGTASTYYLPSATVTENGKSTTYGIDTEGNFVNITSQNQDEFISGATGSGGEASTSSSSSGTSSSSSTASSSSLDSTTSDTNSGSGTSSNDSSSYGNNTGTYTGQ, encoded by the coding sequence ATGGTTTCGGTTGAGCGGGATACCATGACGAATATCCTCGATGGCTCTGGAAATATTGTTTCTAAAGAAAAGTTGAACGCTGCTTATCCGTTAGGGTACAATGCAGGTGGGAAAACTAAAGGATTAGAAACAGGCGTTTCTTATGCGATGAAAACAATTGGAGAACAAACTGGGATTAACATTGATAATTTTATCACGATGAACTTTGATGGTTTGATTAACTTAGTTAATGACGTTGGTGGAATTGATGTGTATAATGACCCAAATTCTATTGCTCCGAGTACACCTGACTATCCTAATCCCAAGCATGAGATTTTTATTTCAGATACCGAGCCCCAATATACTGTAACGATTCCTGCTGGAGAGCAACACTTGAATGGGGAACAAGCACTTGTCTATTCACGAGACCGCCATCATCGAGTTGGTGGAGATTATGGGCGTCAAATCGCTCAACGTCAAGTTATTGAAGCGCTTATGAAAAAGATGCTTTCGCTTGATAACATTACTCAGTATCAAAAAATTCTTAACGATGCTTCTAAAGATTTTAAAACAAATATTCCAATTAATGCCTCTACGATTTCTTCTTTATTGGGTTATAAGGATTGTTTCAAGAAAGTTATTTCAATTCAAGCGAGAGGAGTGGGAAATATGGTTGATGGAGTCTCATATGAGTTCTTCCCTCAAGATGTATATCTCGCCATGCAAAATGCAATGAGACGATCATTGGGAGAGAGTACTCTAACGGTTCTGCCTTCGAATTTGATTACGTATGAAAGTTATTTTGGGACAGCTTCAACTTATTATCTCCCTTCGGCTACAGTAACTGAAAACGGAAAATCCACGACATATGGTATAGACACAGAAGGCAATTTTGTAAATATTACTTCTCAAAACCAAGATGAATTCATTTCTGGAGCGACTGGAAGTGGTGGAGAGGCAAGCACTTCATCAAGCTCAAGTGGAACAAGTAGCTCTTCAAGTACAGCTAGCAGCTCATCTCTAGATTCTACAACATCAGATACTAACTCAGGTAGCGGTACAAGTTCTAACGACTCTAGCAGTTACGGAAATAATACTGGAACTTACACAGGACAATAA
- the truA gene encoding tRNA pseudouridine(38-40) synthase TruA, whose translation MTRYKATIAYDGTDFAGFQTQVNQRTVQAELEKVLTKLNSYEPVILQGSGRTDAGVHAFGQVIHFDLLGQPRDLERLRFGLDTQTPADIAVKKIEQVDEQWHARYCKHEKIYEYYLENAVTRSPFSRNAKAYFRYPLDFDRMQEALSVLTGTHDFTGFTASGSSVDDKVRTISQAEVIQLDEENFKFVFRANGFLYKQVRNMVGTVIKIGNDRMPVSQIEKILMTKNRDFAGPTAAPEGLYLKEVIYDQGE comes from the coding sequence ATGACAAGATACAAAGCTACGATTGCCTATGATGGTACGGATTTCGCAGGTTTTCAAACGCAGGTTAACCAACGCACAGTCCAAGCAGAGCTTGAAAAAGTATTAACCAAATTGAACTCGTACGAGCCAGTAATTCTGCAAGGTTCTGGTCGTACTGATGCAGGCGTACACGCTTTTGGACAAGTGATTCATTTTGACCTTTTAGGACAACCACGTGATTTGGAACGACTCCGATTTGGACTTGATACTCAAACTCCTGCTGACATTGCTGTAAAAAAAATAGAGCAAGTGGATGAGCAGTGGCACGCACGTTATTGTAAGCATGAAAAAATCTATGAATATTATCTTGAAAATGCAGTGACGAGGAGTCCTTTCAGCAGAAATGCAAAAGCATATTTCCGTTATCCGTTAGATTTTGACAGGATGCAAGAAGCTCTGTCAGTGCTGACAGGAACACATGATTTTACTGGTTTTACAGCATCAGGCTCATCAGTAGACGACAAGGTTCGAACAATTTCTCAAGCAGAAGTCATTCAACTTGATGAAGAAAATTTTAAATTTGTCTTTAGAGCGAACGGCTTTTTATACAAACAAGTTCGTAATATGGTCGGAACTGTCATCAAAATTGGTAATGACAGAATGCCTGTCAGCCAGATTGAAAAGATTTTGATGACAAAAAATCGTGATTTTGCTGGACCAACGGCAGCCCCAGAAGGCTTATATCTCAAAGAAGTGATTTACGACCAAGGGGAATAA
- a CDS encoding bifunctional hydroxymethylpyrimidine kinase/phosphomethylpyrimidine kinase translates to MTKNKKILTIAGSDILSGGGMQADLATFAHDGFYGFCVLTSIVTVREDKFFVHPVEEQVFKEQLSSLQSIDFSAVKIGLLPNRKHLQLTKEFLSVLTETPIILDPVIVFKENDDYSVNEMRELFIRTLIPISTVITPNLREAEILSATSISTIDDMKEAAKILYRFGAKNVVIKGGNRFNPKYAIDLAYDGEHFYELSNPVLDKNNNGAGCTFAASIATHLAQRNTFEQAVSKAKNFVYQAIQNSNPYGVFQNAK, encoded by the coding sequence ATGACAAAAAATAAAAAGATATTGACGATTGCAGGCTCTGATATTTTATCAGGTGGAGGAATGCAAGCGGATTTAGCAACATTTGCTCATGATGGTTTTTACGGATTTTGCGTACTAACAAGCATTGTTACAGTCCGTGAAGATAAATTTTTTGTTCATCCAGTTGAAGAACAAGTTTTTAAAGAGCAACTTAGCAGTCTTCAAAGCATTGATTTTTCAGCAGTAAAAATCGGACTTTTACCCAATAGAAAACACTTACAGCTGACAAAAGAATTTCTGTCAGTACTGACAGAGACACCTATCATTCTTGACCCTGTCATTGTTTTTAAAGAAAATGATGATTACAGTGTCAATGAAATGCGGGAGTTATTCATCAGAACGCTCATTCCAATTTCGACAGTGATTACTCCCAATCTACGTGAAGCAGAAATTCTGTCAGCGACTTCCATATCCACAATTGATGACATGAAAGAAGCAGCCAAAATTCTTTATCGTTTTGGTGCCAAAAATGTTGTCATTAAAGGTGGAAATCGTTTTAATCCAAAATATGCCATTGACCTCGCTTACGACGGAGAGCATTTCTATGAATTGAGCAATCCTGTTTTGGATAAAAATAACAATGGTGCTGGATGTACTTTTGCAGCAAGTATTGCCACCCATCTCGCACAAAGAAATACTTTTGAGCAGGCAGTAAGTAAAGCTAAAAACTTTGTTTATCAAGCGATTCAGAATTCTAACCCATACGGCGTTTTTCAAAACGCAAAATAA
- a CDS encoding ECF transporter S component gives MKLMNQTNTNIKKITILAIWTAISFVLGRIFTFPIPGSAGNILTLLDVGIYSAVFLLGKREAAVIGGLSAFLLDFTAGYSNYMFFSLIIHGSQGYLAGLTRFKTLNFILSAIVMVGGYFIVGGFMYGWGSSIAGLWVNIVQVAIGFILARVVSPLIKKAGILNGFRKA, from the coding sequence ATGAAACTCATGAATCAGACCAACACCAATATCAAAAAAATTACAATTCTTGCCATCTGGACAGCCATCAGTTTTGTTCTCGGCAGAATTTTTACTTTCCCCATTCCAGGTTCGGCTGGCAATATTCTAACGTTACTAGATGTTGGAATTTACAGTGCTGTTTTTCTACTAGGAAAACGTGAAGCTGCTGTTATCGGCGGACTCTCTGCCTTTCTATTAGATTTCACAGCAGGTTACAGCAATTATATGTTTTTTAGCTTGATTATCCACGGGTCGCAAGGTTATTTGGCAGGATTAACACGCTTTAAAACACTTAATTTTATTCTCAGCGCGATTGTTATGGTGGGTGGATACTTCATTGTAGGTGGATTTATGTATGGTTGGGGTTCTTCTATTGCGGGACTTTGGGTCAATATCGTTCAAGTTGCAATAGGCTTTATCCTCGCAAGAGTTGTTAGCCCATTAATCAAAAAGGCAGGTATTTTAAATGGATTTAGAAAAGCTTAA
- a CDS encoding TIGR01440 family protein, whose product MDLEKLKNETQLIINDVLEKSEIKAGQIFVLGLSSSEVNGGLIGHASSAEIGEVIVGVIHDTLTEKGIYLAVQGCEHLNRALLIEQELAEKKDWDTVSVIPQLHAGGSGQVAAYKRFKHPVEVEHIIAQAGLDIGDTSIGMHVKHVQIPIRPVSRELGGAHVTALKSRPKLIGGERARYK is encoded by the coding sequence ATGGATTTAGAAAAGCTTAAAAACGAAACACAGCTCATCATCAACGATGTCCTTGAAAAATCTGAAATAAAAGCAGGACAAATCTTTGTCCTAGGTCTCTCCTCATCAGAAGTAAATGGCGGTCTAATCGGTCATGCCAGCTCCGCTGAAATTGGTGAAGTCATTGTCGGTGTCATTCATGACACACTGACAGAAAAAGGGATTTACCTTGCTGTTCAAGGTTGTGAGCATCTCAATCGCGCTCTTTTAATCGAACAAGAATTAGCAGAGAAAAAAGATTGGGATACCGTTTCTGTCATCCCACAACTTCATGCAGGAGGAAGTGGACAAGTCGCAGCATACAAACGATTTAAACACCCTGTAGAAGTAGAACACATCATTGCTCAAGCAGGACTTGACATTGGTGATACTTCGATTGGGATGCACGTCAAGCACGTCCAAATCCCAATTCGTCCAGTTTCGCGTGAATTAGGTGGTGCACACGTGACCGCACTGAAAAGTCGTCCTAAGCTTATTGGTGGCGAACGTGCGAGGTACAAATAA
- a CDS encoding CTP synthase, producing the protein MATKYIFVTGGGTSSMGKGIVAASLGRLLKNRGLKVTVQKFDPYLNIDPGTMSPYQHGEVFVTDDGAETDLDLGHYERFIDINLNKYSNVTSGKVYSEILRKERKGEYLGATVQMVPHVTNMLKDKIKRAATTTDADVIITEVGGTVGDMESLPFIEALRQMKAEVGADNVMYIHTVPILHLRAAGELKTKIAQNATKTLREYGIQANMLVLRSEVPITTEMRDKIAMFCDVAPEAVIQSLDVEHLYQIPLNLQAQNMDQIVCDHLKLDAPKADMTEWSAMVNHVMNLKKKVKIALVGKYVELPDAYISVTEALKHAGYAADAEVDINWVNANDVTDENVAELVGDAAGIIVPGGFGHRGTEGKIAAIKYARENDVPMLGICLGMQLTAVEFARNVLGFEGAHSFELNPDTKYPVIDIMRDQVDVEDMGGTLRLGLYPAKLKNGSRAKAAYNGAEVVQRRHRHRYEFNNKYREDFEKAGFVFSGVSPDNRLVEIVELSDKKFFVACQYHPELQSRPNRPEELYTEFIRVSVENSK; encoded by the coding sequence ATGGCAACTAAGTATATTTTCGTCACAGGTGGTGGAACTTCATCAATGGGTAAAGGGATTGTCGCAGCATCACTCGGCCGTCTACTTAAAAATCGTGGGCTTAAAGTAACGGTTCAAAAATTTGACCCATATCTTAATATTGATCCAGGAACAATGAGTCCTTATCAACACGGTGAAGTATTTGTTACTGATGATGGCGCTGAAACCGACCTTGACCTTGGTCACTATGAACGTTTTATTGACATTAATCTGAACAAATATTCAAATGTGACTTCTGGTAAAGTTTATAGTGAAATTCTCCGCAAAGAACGTAAAGGGGAATATCTTGGAGCGACAGTACAGATGGTACCTCACGTAACCAATATGCTCAAAGATAAAATTAAACGTGCAGCAACAACAACGGATGCTGATGTTATCATTACCGAAGTTGGTGGAACAGTTGGTGATATGGAAAGTTTACCTTTCATTGAAGCTTTGCGTCAAATGAAAGCCGAAGTAGGTGCTGATAATGTCATGTATATCCACACTGTGCCTATTCTTCACTTGCGTGCGGCTGGCGAATTAAAGACCAAAATTGCGCAAAATGCAACAAAAACTTTGCGTGAATACGGGATTCAAGCCAATATGTTAGTTTTGCGTAGCGAAGTACCAATCACGACAGAGATGCGTGATAAAATTGCGATGTTTTGTGATGTGGCACCAGAAGCTGTCATTCAATCACTTGATGTGGAACATTTGTACCAAATCCCACTGAATTTGCAAGCGCAAAATATGGACCAAATCGTCTGTGACCATTTGAAACTGGATGCACCAAAAGCAGATATGACTGAATGGTCAGCTATGGTGAATCATGTGATGAACTTGAAGAAAAAAGTTAAAATTGCGCTTGTTGGTAAATATGTTGAATTACCAGATGCATATATCTCAGTGACAGAGGCCTTGAAGCACGCAGGCTATGCCGCAGATGCAGAAGTTGACATCAATTGGGTTAATGCTAATGATGTGACGGACGAAAATGTCGCAGAACTTGTAGGTGATGCAGCAGGAATTATCGTTCCTGGTGGATTTGGTCATCGTGGCACGGAAGGTAAAATTGCAGCGATTAAGTATGCGCGTGAAAATGACGTGCCAATGCTTGGTATCTGTCTGGGAATGCAGTTGACCGCTGTTGAGTTTGCACGTAATGTTCTTGGCTTTGAAGGGGCTCATTCTTTTGAGTTAAATCCTGATACAAAATATCCAGTGATTGATATCATGCGTGACCAAGTGGACGTTGAAGATATGGGCGGAACCCTACGTTTAGGTCTTTATCCAGCCAAACTAAAAAATGGTTCTCGTGCTAAAGCAGCATACAACGGTGCTGAGGTTGTGCAACGTCGCCACCGTCATCGTTATGAATTCAATAACAAATATCGTGAAGATTTTGAAAAAGCTGGCTTTGTCTTCTCAGGTGTATCACCTGACAATCGCTTGGTTGAGATTGTAGAACTTTCTGATAAGAAATTTTTTGTTGCTTGTCAATATCATCCAG